In Rhea pennata isolate bPtePen1 chromosome 22, bPtePen1.pri, whole genome shotgun sequence, a single genomic region encodes these proteins:
- the LOC134149905 gene encoding uncharacterized protein LOC134149905 produces the protein MFDPNILDVPAVIFDNGSGLCKAGIAGDSAPRSVITAIVGRSKAKATMLGAGQKEYYIGEEAQSKRGVLSLNYPIDHGIVTSWDDMERIWRHVYECELRIKASERPVLLTEAPLNPLQNREKMTEIMFEGFMVPAMYVAVQATLALYASARTTGIVMDSGDGVTHTVPIYEGYCLPHAVSRLDIAGRDITEYFMRLLLESGHSFVSTAEREIVRDIKEKLCYVALDPIQEMKTKPEEIMKEYRLPDGNIIKIGSQLFRAPETLFVPANIGVEAAGVHKMIFNSVMKCDIDVRRNLYGNILLSGGSTLFPGLDERILKEMQLQVPPGMSVRIIAPPERKYCVWIGASILTCLTSFKQMWVTVSDYKDFGAAIVHRKCF, from the coding sequence ATGTTCGACCCCAACATTTTGGATGTGCCAGCTGTCATCTTTGACAATGGATCTGGGTTGTGCAAGGCGGGTATCGCAGGCGACAGTGCGCCGAGGTCAGTTATTACAGCAATCGTCGGTCGCTCGAAAGCCAAAGCTACGATGCTGGGAGCCGGACAGAAAGAATATTACATTGGAGAAGAAGCTCAGTCCAAACGAGGGGTCCTGTCTTTGAATTATCCCATCGACCATGGCATAGTCACGTCCTGGGATGACATGGAAAGGATCTGGAGACATGTGTATGAGTGTGAGCTGAGAATCAAAGCTAGTGAAAGGCCAGTGCTGCTGACGGAGGCCCCACTCAACCCTCTACAGAACCGGGAAAAAATGACTGAGATCATGTTCGAAGGCTTTATGGTGCCAGCTATGTATGTTGCAGTCCAGGCAACTCTGGCGCTCTATGCATCAGCACGTACCACTGGAATAGTCATGGACAGCGGGGATGGCGTTACCCACACTGTCCCCATATATGAAGGATATTGTTTACCCCATGCGGTCTCTAGGCTGGATATTGCTGGCCGAGATATCACTGAGTACTTTATGAGGCTCCTTTTGGAGAGTGGGCACTCTTTTGTTAGCACAGCTGAAAGGGAAATTGTGAGAGATATCAAGGAGAAGTTGTGCTATGTAGCTTTAGACCCCATCcaagaaatgaaaaccaaacCAGAAGAAATCATGAAAGAATACAGACTGCCTGACGGCAATATCATTAAGATAGGCAGTCAGCTCTTTCGCGCCCCAGAGACCCTTTTCGTGCCTGCAAACATCGGAGTTGAAGCCGCTGGCGTGCACAAAATGATCTTCAATAGCGTCATGAAGTGTGACATTGATGTGCGCAGGAATCTTTATGGCAACATCCTGCTCTCAGGTGGGTCCACTCTCTTCCCCGGTCTGGATGAGCGGATCCTGAAGGAGATGCAGCTGCAGGTGCCTCCTGGCATGTCTGTGAGGATCATTGCCCCCCCTGAGAGGAAATACTGTGTGTGGATTGGGGCCTCCATCCTCACCTGCCTGACATCTTTCAAACAAATGTGGGTCACTGTGAGTGATTACAAGGATTTTGGGGCAGCCATAGTCCACCGGAAATGCTTTTAA